One stretch of Urocitellus parryii isolate mUroPar1 chromosome 12, mUroPar1.hap1, whole genome shotgun sequence DNA includes these proteins:
- the LOC113187954 gene encoding lithostathine-1 isoform X1 has protein sequence MAQTSSCLMLITCLMFLSLSQGKLSRQDYEAHHPIHHISCPEGTHSYGSHCYYFYEDRLTWIEADLFCQNTHAGHLVSVLTQSEGNFVASMIKESGTTDSSVWIGLHDPKKTHLWHWSSGSLYTYKAWAPGSPNIANRGYCVSLTAKSGFKLWKDTNCEAHMSFVCKFNS, from the exons ATGGCTCAGACCAGCTCATGCTTGATGCTGATCACATGCCTGATGTTCCTGTCTCTGAGCCAAGGTAAGCTTTCAC GTCAGGATTATGAGGCACACCACCCCATTCACCATATCAGCTGCCCTGAAGGCACCCATTCATATGGCTCCCACTGCTACTACTTTTATGAAGACCGTTTGACCTGGATTGAAGCAGAT CTCTTCTGTCAGAACACACATGCAGGCCACCTGGTATCTGTGCTCACCCAGTCTGAGGGCAACTTCGTGGCTTCAATGATTAAGGAGAGTGGTACTACAGACTCCAGTGTGTGGATTGGCCTCCATGACCCCAAAAAG ACCCACCTTTGGCACTGGAGCAGTGGGTCCCTGTATACCTACAAAGCCTGGGCCCCTGGATCCCCAAACATTGCTAACCGTGGCTACTGTGTAAGCTTGACTGCAAAATCAG GATTCAAGTTATGGAAGGATACCAATTGTGAGGCTCATATGTCCTTTGTTTGCAAGTTTAACAGCTAA
- the LOC113187953 gene encoding regenerating islet-derived protein 3-gamma, with protein MMLTPMALPSMSWMLLSCLMLLSQVQGEDIQKEQASPRISCPRGSKAYASYCYAFFTTPKSWIDADLACQKRSEGYLASVLSGAEASFVSSLVKSSVNSYSYVWIGLHDPTLGQEPNGAGWEWSSTDVLNYANWERNPSTASDRGYCGGVSRSSGFLRWRDYSCDRELPYVCKFKG; from the exons ATGATGCTGACTCCCATGGCCCTGCCCAGCATGTCCTGGATGCTGCTTTCCTGCCTCATGCTCCTGTCTCAGGTGCAAG GTGAAGACATCCAGAAGGAACAGGCCTCTCCACGCATCAGCTGTCCCAGAGGCTCCAAGGCCTATGCCTCCTACTGCTATGCCTTCTTTACCACACCAAAATCCTGGATAGATGCAGAT TTGGCCTGCCAGAAGCGGTCTGAAGGATACCTTGCGTCTGTGCTCAGTGGGGCTGAAGCCTCCTTTGTGTCCTCCTTGGTCAAGAGCAGTGTGAACAGCTACTCATATGTCTGGATTGGGCTCCATGATCCCACACTT GGCCAAGAACCCAATGGTGCTGGATGGGAGTGGAGCAGCACTGATGTGCTGAATTACGCAAACTGGGAGAGGAATCCTTCCACTGCTTCAGACCGTGGTTATTGTGGGGGTGTGTCACGAAGCTCAG GATTTCTGAGGTGGAGAGACTACAGCTGTGATAGAGAGTTACCCTATGTCTGCAAGTTCAAGGGCTAA
- the LOC113187954 gene encoding lithostathine-1 isoform X2, with amino-acid sequence MAQTSSCLMLITCLMFLSLSQGQDYEAHHPIHHISCPEGTHSYGSHCYYFYEDRLTWIEADLFCQNTHAGHLVSVLTQSEGNFVASMIKESGTTDSSVWIGLHDPKKTHLWHWSSGSLYTYKAWAPGSPNIANRGYCVSLTAKSGFKLWKDTNCEAHMSFVCKFNS; translated from the exons ATGGCTCAGACCAGCTCATGCTTGATGCTGATCACATGCCTGATGTTCCTGTCTCTGAGCCAAG GTCAGGATTATGAGGCACACCACCCCATTCACCATATCAGCTGCCCTGAAGGCACCCATTCATATGGCTCCCACTGCTACTACTTTTATGAAGACCGTTTGACCTGGATTGAAGCAGAT CTCTTCTGTCAGAACACACATGCAGGCCACCTGGTATCTGTGCTCACCCAGTCTGAGGGCAACTTCGTGGCTTCAATGATTAAGGAGAGTGGTACTACAGACTCCAGTGTGTGGATTGGCCTCCATGACCCCAAAAAG ACCCACCTTTGGCACTGGAGCAGTGGGTCCCTGTATACCTACAAAGCCTGGGCCCCTGGATCCCCAAACATTGCTAACCGTGGCTACTGTGTAAGCTTGACTGCAAAATCAG GATTCAAGTTATGGAAGGATACCAATTGTGAGGCTCATATGTCCTTTGTTTGCAAGTTTAACAGCTAA